From a region of the Syngnathoides biaculeatus isolate LvHL_M chromosome 2, ASM1980259v1, whole genome shotgun sequence genome:
- the ptpdc1b gene encoding protein tyrosine phosphatase domain-containing protein 1: MALHERSHGGALMEFIRAPRANYTIIGEAIRYVIPAHMQCSIGCGGQGCKYDNPNFWRDDQQAIKGLYSSWVTDHLLAMSRPSTEIIEKYNIIEQFRRNGIKTVINLQIPGEHASCGNPLEPESGFSYNPEAFMENNIYFYNFGWSDYGVANLTTVLDIVKVMAFAVQEGKIAVHCHAGLGRTGVLLACFLAYATRMTANQAILYVRAKRPGSIQTRSQLSCVREFVQFLAPLRSVFSCAEPRSQPVTLTQYLNRQRHILHGLERKELRYLPKIVQLVSRLLLDIAENRQVIEEDILEAPDIHDIEMTLSIIEKLGPQFCTKEPRLPGSPTLPRHFHEPPIFYHRKSLSYSESDLRRLGSQLNLLTQPMGSLSQGNMARPASPSDSGQPAVQWKSWNSNRSDISQSSTGSLWQVKNEEKDGSILVKKVKQIPIQRSESVGHNGPLQKGSMLSRLKAEQRDELAENRRKFPCRDEDQSDVPYITLQSELSLEARRLLVAQALAVDLFLDGAPEHRDKVLTWQAELNQGGAWERLCMERDPFILTGLMWAWLEQLKEPVISLQDAVALKLENTDAQRVLNILGQAPKETLTCILDCMAQLLAVPPEVEHAFLNRAIKAFTWMESSSDNGSQVYECVTGVLRCVLEDLRCVATKAEEPTKSPLPLV, translated from the exons ATGGCACTCCATGAAAGGTCCCACGGGGGTGCTCTGATGGAATTCA TCAGAGCCCCCAGGGCAAATTACACCATAATTGGAGAGGCCATTCGTTATGTCATCCCGGCACATATGCAATGTTCTATCGGCTGTGGTGGTCAAGGCTGCAAGTACGACAACCCCAATTTCTGGCGCGATGACCAACAGGCGATTAAAGGCCTCTATTCATCATG GGTGACCGATCATCTTCTTGCGATGTCCAGACCCTCGACTGAGATCATTGAAAAGTATAACATTATTGAGCAATTCAGAAG GAATGGCATCAAAACGGTGATCAACCTACAGATACCCGGGGAACATGCCAGCTGTGGGAACCCTCTGGAGCCAGAGAGTGGTTTCTCCTACAATCCAGAGGCCTTTATGGAAAATAACA TTTATTTCTACAACTTTGGTTGGAGTGACTACGGAGTGGCCAACCTTACTACCGTTCTGGACATTGTGAAAGTTATGGCCTTCGCGGTACAGGAGGGGAAAATAGCCGTGCACTGTCACGCAGGTCTTGGGAGAACAG GTGTGCTATTGGCTTGTTTTTTGGCATATGCCACCAGGATGACAGCCAATCAAGCTATCTTATACGTTAGGGCTAAACGCCCTGGTTCCATCCAGACGCGCAGTCAGCTAAGCTGCGTCCGTGAGTTCGTCCAGTTCCTCGCGCCTTTGAGGAGCGTCTTTTCTTGCGCTGAGCCTCGATCTCAACCCGTCACCTTGACCCAGTACCTCAACCGCCAGAGACACATCCTACACGGCCTTGAGCGTAAAGAACTGAGGTACCTGCCAAAGATTGTCCAACTTGTGTCCCGGCTGCTGTTGGATATTGCGGAAAATCGACAAGTGATCGAGGAGGACATCCTGGAGGCGCCGGACATCCACGATATCGAGATGACCCTCAGCATCATTGAAAAGCTGGGACCTCAATTTTGCACAAAAGAACCTCGCTTGCCAGGTTCCCCTACCTTACCAAGACATTTTCACGAACCACCCATCTTCTACCATCGCAAGAGTCTTAGTTACAGCGAGTCCGATTTAAGACGTCTGGGCTCGCAGCTCAACCTCCTTACACAACCCATGGGCTCCCTCTCACAGGGCAATATGGCCAGGCCTGCTTCGCCATCTGACTCCGGTCAACCTGCGGTCCAGTGGAAGAGTTGGAATAGTAACAGGTCCGACATCTCCCAAAGCTCCACGGGATCGCTCTGGCAAGTAAAGAACGAGGAAAAGGATGGAtccatcttggtgaaaaaagtcaaGCAGATACCCATCCAACGCAGCGAGTCTGTTGGACACAATGGCCCGCTCCAAAAAGGTAGCATGCTTTCCAGATTGAAGGCAGAGCAGAGGGATGAGCTGGCAGAAAACAGGCGGAAGTTCCCGTGTCGAGATGAGGACCAGTCGGATGTGCCGTACATTACCCTGCAGTCTGAACTATCTTTGGAAGCCAGGAGGCTGCTGGTGGCACAGGCCCTGGCAGTTGACCTTTTCCTGGATGGGGCGCCAGAGCACAGGGACAAAGTGTTAACATGGCAG GCTGAGCTGAATCAAGGTGGTGCCTGGGAAAGGCTGTGCATGGAGCGGGATCCCTTCATCCTCACAGGTCTGATGTGGGCATGGTTGGAGCAGCTCAAAGAGCCGGTCATCTCCCTTCAGGATGCCGTCGCCTTGAAGCTGGAAAATACTGATGCTCAAAGGGTCCTCAACATACTGGGCCAG GCACCCAAAGAAACGTTAACGTGCATACTAGACTGTATGGCTCAGTTGCTGGCGGTACCACCGGAGGTTGAACACGCATTTCTGAATCGAGCTATCAAGGCTTTTACTTGG ATGGAAAGCAGTTCCGACAATGGAAGCCAAGTGTATGAGTGCGTGACTGGAGTCTTACGGTGTGTCCTTGAGGACTTGAGATGCGTCGCTACCAAAGCAGAAGAACCGACAAAGTCTCCTTTACCTTTAGTGTAG